The Dyella sp. 2HG41-7 sequence CAGACCGGTATCGTGAACGTGTTTACGACGCATACGAGTTGCTCGCTTTTGATCAGCGAGAACGCCGATCCGGCGGTGCGCTCCGATCTGGAACGTTGGTTTACCCGCGCGGTGCCGGACGGCGATTCGATCTTTGAACACGACGCCGAAGGCCCCGACGATATGCCTGCGCATGTGCGCGCCATTCTTACCGGCGTGAGCCTGACCCTTCCTGTGCATGGCGGCAAACCGCATTTGGGTACGTGGCAGGGGATTTACCTTTGGGAACACCGGGTGGATCCGCATCAGCGCAAGGTAATGGTTACGGTGTTCGGGCATTAACGTATTGGTCGCATGGCACAGAACGATTCCTTTCCGCAACGCATTGTCTGCCTCACCGAAGAGCCCACCGAGGTTCTCTACGCGCTGGGCGAAGAAGACCGCATCGTCGGCATCTCCGGCTTCACCGTTCGTCCGCCGCGCGCGCGGAAGGAGAAGCCGAAGGTATCGGCTTTCACCAGCGCAAAGGTCGGAGAAATTCTCGCGCTCGAACCGGATCTGGTGATCGGTTTTTCCGATATCCAGGCGGATATTGCGCGCGAGTTGATTCACGCGGGCATCGAGGTGTGGATCAGCAATCATCGCAGCGTGGATGGCATTCTTGCGTACATTCGTCGACTCGGTGCGATGGTTGGCGCCTACGAAAAAGCCGAGCGTTACGCGCAGCGCGCCGAAGCGCATCTCGCCCAAGTGCGCGCGGCCGCGGCGGCGTGGCCGAAGCGGCCGAAGGTTTATTTTGAGGAGTGGGACGAGCCGATCATCACCGGCATTCGTTGGGTAGCTGAATTGATCGGCATCGCCGGCGGCGAAGATTTATTCCCCGAGCTTGCGCGCGAATCGCTGGCTAAGCACCGCATATTGGCGGACGGCAGCGAGGTGATAAAACGCGCGCCGGACATCATTCTCGGCTCCTGGTGCGGCAAGCGTTTTCGCCCCGAGCGCGTCGCGGAGCGACCGGGATGGAAGGCGATTCCCGCCGTGCTGCACGGCGATATGCATGAAATCAAATCGCCGATCATTCTGCAGCCAGGGCCTGCTGCGCTGTTCGACGGGTTGGACGCCCTTCATGCCGTGATGGCCGATTGGGTCGCCCGTCAGCGTTGAGGTTGCTTCGCGTTCGGCAGGCACGGCGCCGCCATGCGCATGAGCGCGCGGCTTTGCGTGGAATCCGGCTGGAAATGCGCCACTAACGGCGGGGTCTGGATGTTGTTGCTGTTCTGAATCCACGTAAACGTGACGCCCGGCTTGCTCAGCAACGCGGCCGCGCGCACCACGGAATTTCGTCGTTTCGACGTCGTGCTGGCGCCGAACACAAACACGCCGTGACCTTCAGCGCTGTACCAACCGGATACGGCGACAGGTGCGAAGGATTGTTGGCCTATGCGGAACTGCGCGCTCGGTTGGTGCGATGCCGGCGCGCCGGGACCCTCGAATGCATCGAAGGGAAATTCGGGGGCGTTGTCGCTGGTCAACGCCAGCATCAAAGAAAGTGCGCCGCCCGATCCTTGCGTGCACATCAACGTAAGCCACGCCGGATGTTCGCCGCTTGCGGTGGTGACAGTGCCATGCACGATCACCTGCGGCGGTTCAGACGGCGCCGCTCCGCATGCGCCGGATGCAAGGCCCAGGCATAGCAAGAGCGAGTGCTTGCGCATACGCGTTACCCCATTCGCGCCAATTCGTTACCGAAATCCAACAAGGGCGCCACCAACAGCATGCGCGCCAGCAGTAAGACGATCACCACGACCGTCGGCGAAAAGTCGATATTTCCCACCACCAGCTTGCCGCGCAGCGGACGCAGCACCGGTTGCACGATCGTTCCGGCGAGGCGGATCAAGGGATGGTACGGGTCGGCGGAAAACATGCTGAGCAGGGACCAGCCGAAAATCACCACGATGTAGAATAGCAGCACAAAGTCGATCACATCGGCGATGGAGAGCACCAGCACGCCCGACCACGACGGATCGAGACCGAACAAGGCGTAGATCAATACGCGCTCAAGCATCAAGGTGAACCACAACACCAGCAATGCAGCGAAATTGAAGCGCCGCCAATTCGGCAATACACGGCGCATGGGCGCCAGCACCGGATTGGTATAGCGGTAGACAAACTGGCTAAGCGGATTTTGAAAGTCGGCGCGATTGGCTTCGGCCAGCAAGCGAAATAGAAAGAGCGTTGCGACCGCGCCGAACACAACCTGGATCACCATCGCTAACGCTTTGAGCAGATATTCCATCGATTATTCCTTATCCAGAGCAGCGGCAAGCTCTTCGCCGCGACGTGTGGCGGCGGCCACCGCTCGCGCGACGACGCGCGGAAGCTGGTCGGCGCCGAAGCTTTCGAGCGCGGCCTGCGTGGTGCCGTTGGGTGAGGTGACGCGTTGGCGCAGCGTCGATGGCGCTTCGTTGCTTTCCACCAGCATGCGGCCAGCGCCCAGGCAGGTTTGGGCTGCGAGAATGCGTGCCGTCTCGCGCGGCAGCCCTTGCGCCACGGCGGCGTCTTCCAGCGCTTCGACCAGCGCGAAGAAATACGCGGGGCCGGAACCGGAGATCGCCGTGACGGTATCCATCTGCGCTTCGTCGTGAATCCAGCGCGTGGTGCCGACGGCGTCCAGAATATGTTGCGCTTGTTCGCGCTGCTGGGGCGTTACGCGAAGATTGGCGCACAAGCCGGTGGCGCCTGCGCCGATCAACGCCGGCGTGTTGGGCATGCAGCGGACGATCGGCAACAAATTGCCGAACCAGCGCTCCAGTTGATCAATGCGCACGCCGGCCGCGATGGAAATCATGAGCGGCCGGTTGCGCTGCAAGGTATCGCGAAGTTCTGCATGGATGGCCGGCATGATCTGCGGTTTCACCGCAAGCACCAGCACATCGGCGTCCGCCGCGGCTTGCCGGTTATCGGCAAAGGTAGCGACGCCAAAATCGCGCCCGAGGCTTTCGCGCGATTGCGCCTGCGGTTCGGCGACGCGCAGGTTGGCGGCGGGCACGCCGGTCTTGATCAGGCCGCCGATCAGGCTGCGCGCCATGTTGCCGCCGCCGATGAATGCGATACGTGTCATTGCAGTGAGCTAGTCCGGGTCATGCGGGGGTTTATACCTTACTGGACGTCGGGGAACGGGGAATAGGGATCGGGCGGTGTAAGGCAGCCGGTGGCGCAGCGCCAAGCATGGCGATCCGGAAAACGTGAAACAACGGCAGGCACATAACCCGCTGCAATCGCGATGTTTCCCGTTCCCTGTTCGCGTTTCCGGCTTTTTCTGTGCTTAGGCCCGCATTTAGGCAAGAGCAAGACTGGCTGGCCGCCCCGTGTCGCGAGTAGTATCGGAGTGGCTGCACGGGATCGGGGGAATGGTGGGCTGGCAAGCCGCGCCGGAACGTCTATCCGGATGACCTACCGTCGTCCAGTTTGTGGCATGCACTTCCATATAGACGATCGGTTGAGGGGAAACATCCGATGGACATCGCCGAACTGCTTGCCTTCTCGGTGAAGAACAAGGCGTCCGACTTGCATCTGTCTGCGGGCCTGCCGCCGATGATTCGCGTGGACGGCGACGTGCGCCGCATCAATATTCCGGCGCTGGATCACAAAGCAGTGCACTCGCTGATTTACGACATCATGTCGGACAAGCAGCGCCGCGACTATGAAGAATTCTTCGAGACCGACTTCTCCTTCGAGATTCCCGGTCTGGCGCGCTTCCGCGTCAACGCGTTCAATCAGAACCGCGGCGCGGGCGCGGTGTTCCGTACCATTCCTTCCGAGGTGCTGACGCTGGACGACTTGGGCTGCCCCAAGATCTTCCGCGAATTGATCGAGCAACCGCAGGGTTTGATTCTGGTGACGGGCCCGACCGGTTCGGGCAAGTCGACCACGCTCGCGGCGATGGTCGATCACATCAACAAGAACGAATACGGTCACATCCTCACCATCGAGGACCCGATCGAATTCGTGCACACCTCGCAAAAGTGCCTGGTCAACCAGCGCGAAGTGCACCGCGACACGCACGGCTTCAACGAGGCGCTGCGTTCGGCGCTGCGCGAAGACCCGGACTTCATCCTGGTGGGCGAGTTGCGCGACCTGGAAACCATCCGACTGGCGCTCACCGCTGCGGAAACGGGCCACTTGGTGTTCGGCACGCTGCACACCAGCTCGGCGGCTAAGACCATCGACCGCATCATCGACGTGTTCCCGGCTGGCGAAAAGCCGATGGTGCGCTCGATGTTGTCGGAATCGCTGCGCGCGGTGATTTCGCAGTCGCTGCTGAAGAAAGTGGGCGGCGGCCGTATGGCGGCGCACGAAATCATGGTGGGCATACCCGCCATCCGCAACCTGATCCGCGAGGACAAGGTTGCGCAGATGTATTCCTCGATCCAGACCGGCCAGCAGTACGGCATGCAGACCCTGGATCAAAACCTGCTCGATCTGGTGAAGCGCGGTTTGATCGCGCGTCAGCAGGCGATCGGTTATGCAAAGAACAAGGAAGTGTTCAAGTAACACGGAAAGGGGCAGACGTAGAGGTATCGAAGCGGCACACTTTTTGTTCGCTTTTACCGCTCTTTCGTTTCCCGTTTCCGTTCCCGGCAGTTCCCATGGGGGCACGTTATGAGCAGCGAATTCGACTTCACCTCGTTCCTGAAATTGATGGTCCACAAGAAAGCGTCGGACCTGTTCATCACGGCCGGTGTGGCGCCGTCGATGAAGGTGCAGGGACGCATCGTGCCCATCACGCAAAGCCCGTTGTCGGCGCAGCAGTCGCGCGACATGGTGATCAACGTAATGACGCCCTCGCAGCGCGAGGAGTTCGAAAAGACGCACGAATGCCAGTTCGCGATTTCCGCGCAGGGCGTGGGCCGCTTCCGCGTGTCGTGCTTCTACCAGCGCAACTGCGTAGGCATGGTGCTGCGCCGGATCGAGTCGAAGATTCCGACCATCGAAGAATTGAGCCTGCCGCCGGTCATCAAGCAATTGGCGATGACCAAGCGCGGCATCATCATCTTTGTGGGTGCGACCGGTACCGGTAAATCCACCTCGCTGGCGGCGATGGTCGGTTATCGCAATCAGAA is a genomic window containing:
- a CDS encoding secondary thiamine-phosphate synthase enzyme YjbQ gives rise to the protein MSRATPAEHVAQNAFTVHTRGRGFSEITDKVMQLVSASGVQTGIVNVFTTHTSCSLLISENADPAVRSDLERWFTRAVPDGDSIFEHDAEGPDDMPAHVRAILTGVSLTLPVHGGKPHLGTWQGIYLWEHRVDPHQRKVMVTVFGH
- a CDS encoding cobalamin-binding protein; translation: MAQNDSFPQRIVCLTEEPTEVLYALGEEDRIVGISGFTVRPPRARKEKPKVSAFTSAKVGEILALEPDLVIGFSDIQADIARELIHAGIEVWISNHRSVDGILAYIRRLGAMVGAYEKAERYAQRAEAHLAQVRAAAAAWPKRPKVYFEEWDEPIITGIRWVAELIGIAGGEDLFPELARESLAKHRILADGSEVIKRAPDIILGSWCGKRFRPERVAERPGWKAIPAVLHGDMHEIKSPIILQPGPAALFDGLDALHAVMADWVARQR
- a CDS encoding YggT family protein, with protein sequence MEYLLKALAMVIQVVFGAVATLFLFRLLAEANRADFQNPLSQFVYRYTNPVLAPMRRVLPNWRRFNFAALLVLWFTLMLERVLIYALFGLDPSWSGVLVLSIADVIDFVLLFYIVVIFGWSLLSMFSADPYHPLIRLAGTIVQPVLRPLRGKLVVGNIDFSPTVVVIVLLLARMLLVAPLLDFGNELARMG
- the proC gene encoding pyrroline-5-carboxylate reductase produces the protein MTRIAFIGGGNMARSLIGGLIKTGVPAANLRVAEPQAQSRESLGRDFGVATFADNRQAAADADVLVLAVKPQIMPAIHAELRDTLQRNRPLMISIAAGVRIDQLERWFGNLLPIVRCMPNTPALIGAGATGLCANLRVTPQQREQAQHILDAVGTTRWIHDEAQMDTVTAISGSGPAYFFALVEALEDAAVAQGLPRETARILAAQTCLGAGRMLVESNEAPSTLRQRVTSPNGTTQAALESFGADQLPRVVARAVAAATRRGEELAAALDKE
- a CDS encoding type IV pilus twitching motility protein PilT; protein product: MDIAELLAFSVKNKASDLHLSAGLPPMIRVDGDVRRINIPALDHKAVHSLIYDIMSDKQRRDYEEFFETDFSFEIPGLARFRVNAFNQNRGAGAVFRTIPSEVLTLDDLGCPKIFRELIEQPQGLILVTGPTGSGKSTTLAAMVDHINKNEYGHILTIEDPIEFVHTSQKCLVNQREVHRDTHGFNEALRSALREDPDFILVGELRDLETIRLALTAAETGHLVFGTLHTSSAAKTIDRIIDVFPAGEKPMVRSMLSESLRAVISQSLLKKVGGGRMAAHEIMVGIPAIRNLIREDKVAQMYSSIQTGQQYGMQTLDQNLLDLVKRGLIARQQAIGYAKNKEVFK